One stretch of Flavobacterium sp. 9 DNA includes these proteins:
- the dapB gene encoding 4-hydroxy-tetrahydrodipicolinate reductase, translating into MKIALLGYGKMGKVIERIALERGHEIVLKKDENNTYDGLSTADVAIDFSVPTAAVDNISNCFHANVPVVSGTTGWLEHFDEMVALCNEKQGGFISSSNFSLGVNIFFELNEYLAKIMAQFDSYKVTMEEIHHTQKLDAPSGTAISLAKGVIEHSNYANWTLEEAKNNEIHIEAKRIGDVPGTHTVTYDSIVDSIELKHTAHNREGFALGAVIAAEWLAGKTGIYNMKDVLNLK; encoded by the coding sequence ATGAAAATTGCGCTTTTAGGATACGGAAAAATGGGAAAAGTAATCGAAAGAATTGCTTTAGAAAGAGGTCATGAAATTGTCTTAAAAAAAGACGAAAACAACACATACGACGGACTTTCTACTGCTGACGTTGCTATCGATTTTAGCGTTCCTACTGCTGCTGTAGACAACATATCAAATTGTTTTCACGCTAATGTTCCTGTGGTTTCAGGTACAACGGGCTGGTTAGAACATTTTGATGAAATGGTAGCACTTTGTAATGAAAAACAAGGAGGTTTTATCTCAAGTTCAAACTTTAGCTTAGGCGTAAATATCTTCTTCGAATTAAATGAATATTTAGCCAAAATCATGGCACAATTTGATTCTTATAAAGTTACGATGGAAGAAATTCATCACACACAAAAATTAGATGCTCCAAGCGGAACAGCTATTTCATTAGCCAAAGGCGTTATTGAACACAGTAATTATGCTAACTGGACTTTAGAAGAAGCAAAAAACAACGAAATTCATATCGAAGCAAAAAGAATTGGTGATGTTCCGGGAACTCATACCGTAACATATGATTCAATTGTAGACAGCATCGAATTAAAACATACTGCTCACAATCGCGAAGGTTTTGCTCTTGGCGCCGTTATCGCTGCAGAATGGCTTGCCGGTAAAACTGGTATTTATAACATGAAAGACGTATTAAACTTAAAATAA
- a CDS encoding DUF5683 domain-containing protein, translating to MNKIVPISLLFFLIGTVSLFAQAKEETVLVAKDTTKLEEIDPLTPAKAAFYSAILPGLGQAYNKKYWKIPLVYGAIGTSLYFYIDNNKKYHDYRDAYKRRLEGYNDDNYKFLDDSRLIAGQKFYQRNRDLSALFVVAFYVLNIIDANVDAALIQFNVNERLSMRPEIYPADVTFKPNVGLTFNYRF from the coding sequence GTGAATAAGATTGTCCCCATAAGTCTATTGTTCTTTCTCATAGGAACCGTCTCTCTTTTTGCTCAGGCAAAAGAAGAAACGGTTTTGGTCGCTAAAGACACTACCAAGTTAGAAGAAATAGATCCTCTTACACCGGCAAAAGCAGCGTTTTACTCTGCAATCTTGCCTGGTTTAGGTCAAGCCTACAATAAAAAGTACTGGAAAATTCCTCTTGTTTATGGAGCAATAGGTACCAGTTTATACTTTTATATTGATAACAACAAAAAATACCACGATTATCGCGATGCCTACAAACGAAGATTAGAAGGCTACAATGACGATAATTACAAGTTTTTAGATGACAGCCGACTTATTGCCGGACAAAAATTCTATCAACGAAATCGTGACTTATCTGCTTTGTTTGTTGTTGCCTTTTATGTTTTGAACATTATTGACGCCAACGTTGATGCTGCTTTAATTCAATTCAATGTAAACGAAAGACTATCAATGCGTCCGGAAATCTATCCGGCAGATGTAACTTTCAAACCAAACGTTGGACTAACTTTTAATTATCGTTTTTAA
- a CDS encoding ParA family protein, producing MGKIIAIANQKGGVGKTTTSVNLAASLGVLEKKVLLIDADPQANATSGLGIDVESVEIGTYQILEHSHTPKETVVKCSAPNVDVIPAHIDLVAIEIELVDKENREYMLKKALESVKDEYDYIIIDCAPSLGLLTLNALTAADSVVIPIQCEYFALEGLGKLLNTIKSIQKIHNPDLDIEGLLLTMYDSRLRLSNQVVEEVQKHFNDMVFDTVIQRNVKLSEAPSFGESIINYDATSKGAVNYINLAQEIIKKNSK from the coding sequence ATGGGCAAAATCATTGCGATTGCTAATCAAAAAGGAGGCGTTGGAAAGACTACTACATCTGTAAATCTTGCGGCCTCATTAGGTGTTTTAGAAAAGAAAGTATTATTGATAGATGCTGATCCTCAAGCAAATGCTACATCTGGCCTTGGGATTGACGTTGAATCTGTTGAGATTGGAACCTACCAAATACTTGAACACAGTCATACACCAAAAGAAACCGTTGTTAAATGTTCAGCGCCAAATGTTGATGTGATTCCTGCTCATATTGACCTTGTTGCCATTGAAATCGAATTGGTTGATAAAGAAAATAGAGAGTATATGCTGAAAAAAGCATTGGAAAGTGTAAAAGACGAATATGATTATATCATTATCGACTGTGCACCTTCTTTAGGTTTATTAACCTTGAATGCTTTGACTGCTGCTGATTCTGTAGTTATTCCAATTCAATGTGAATATTTCGCTCTTGAAGGTCTTGGAAAATTATTGAACACGATAAAAAGTATTCAAAAAATACACAATCCTGATCTTGACATCGAAGGATTATTGCTAACGATGTACGATTCAAGATTGCGTTTATCAAATCAGGTTGTTGAAGAGGTTCAAAAACACTTTAACGATATGGTTTTTGATACCGTAATTCAGCGAAATGTAAAATTAAGTGAAGCTCCAAGTTTTGGTGAAAGCATCATTAATTATGACGCAACCAGCAAAGGAGCAGTTAATTACATTAATTTAGCTCAAGAAATTATAAAGAAAAACAGTAAATAG
- a CDS encoding ParB/RepB/Spo0J family partition protein: protein MTKAIKKQALGRGLSALLKDPENDIVSVEDKNADKVVGNIIELEISAIEINPFQPRSNFNEESLRELATSIKELGVIQPITVRKLDFNKYQLISGERRLRASTLVGLTHVPAYIRIANDNESLVMALVENIQRHDLDPIEIALSYQRLIDEIQLTQEQMSERVGKKRSTIANYLRLLKLDPIIQTGIRDGFISMGHGRAIINIEDLDIQTDIYQKIVSQNLSVRETETLVKNYHESLKPKEEGKAKPDSSFVVRETQKNSFNDYFGAKVDVKVAGNGKGKITIPFNSEADFNRIIKLING, encoded by the coding sequence ATGACAAAAGCAATTAAAAAACAAGCCTTAGGAAGAGGATTATCAGCATTATTAAAAGATCCGGAAAACGACATTGTATCAGTAGAAGATAAAAATGCTGACAAGGTTGTTGGAAATATCATAGAGCTTGAAATAAGTGCTATCGAAATAAATCCGTTTCAGCCTAGAAGCAATTTTAATGAAGAATCATTACGTGAATTAGCTACTTCTATTAAAGAACTTGGCGTAATTCAACCTATAACTGTTCGAAAATTAGACTTCAACAAATACCAATTAATTTCTGGAGAGCGTCGTTTGCGTGCTTCGACTTTAGTTGGCTTAACTCATGTTCCGGCTTACATTCGTATTGCCAATGATAATGAGTCTTTGGTTATGGCTTTGGTTGAAAATATTCAGCGTCATGACTTAGATCCAATCGAGATTGCTCTTTCATACCAACGTTTAATTGACGAAATTCAATTAACGCAGGAACAAATGAGTGAACGCGTTGGAAAAAAACGTTCTACAATTGCTAACTATTTGCGTCTTTTAAAATTAGATCCAATTATTCAAACTGGTATTCGTGATGGTTTTATCAGCATGGGTCACGGTAGAGCGATTATCAATATTGAAGATTTAGATATTCAAACAGATATCTATCAAAAAATAGTAAGTCAAAATTTATCTGTTCGTGAGACAGAGACTTTAGTAAAAAATTATCACGAAAGTTTAAAACCAAAAGAAGAAGGAAAAGCTAAACCTGATTCTTCATTTGTAGTTAGAGAAACGCAAAAAAACTCTTTCAATGATTATTTTGGAGCGAAAGTTGATGTAAAAGTCGCTGGAAATGGAAAAGGAAAAATCACAATTCCTTTTAATTCTGAAGCTGACTTTAATAGAATTATAAAATTAATAAACGGATAG
- a CDS encoding DUF2339 domain-containing protein produces MESFLLVALFCFLIYILSTIQGRFNNLEDHIQRLNKKIDLLKTVEKPSETIPVIKKEELKIAPDQSNKATFESAQPEVTQEKISDEQLEKIALSSKIDNSPKPVEPKPIEQKPIPKPIIPVEPEKSFWENFKEKNPDLEKFIGENLINKIGVLILVLGISYFVKYAIDKDWINEPARVGIGVLCGALVMGIAHKLRKNYAAFSSVIVAGAIAIFYFTIGIAFHDYHLFNQTVAFSIMVVITAFSALISLSYDRIELAVLSLIGGFAVPYMVSTGEGNYVVLFTYIIILNVGILALAYYKKWNLVNILAYIFTVLLYGVWLSRDLTSGKPHYLGALIFGFAFYFIFILMNIINNIRSKGEFSKTQLTILASNTFLFYGAGMAILTNYHPELKGLFTTVLALLNLIYAWFLYKKFELDEKAAYLLIGLTLTFITLAIPIQFKGNYITLFWAAEAVLLLWLSQKSKIISYRFGSVIVHILMIFSLIMDWIKYYNGNLALNIIINPIFITGIFATASLFAIWYLLKNETEKLTIFDITFNPENYKKLALEVGFVLTYLTGLFEVIFQSNHYIENLYSAIALPILYHLVFSAIFTSFLIKRKSETTYQGVLLIATSNIILFAFWFSNYPFLEHKDIISSGIGESIAFYLHYVSLFITIYFAYQLFLIYKKADFDLFKHRYFMWIAAFLIIYIASSEVMLHGLIIMNSPVTIHDLQTSTMYASYKSDLPFLRDFIADDYIGLTRTKIIKTGFPVLWGILAFVFLIVGIKKQYKSLRIIALSLLGLTILKLFIYDISNISETGKIISFILLGILILIISFVYQKIKVLVIDENKPKENNETE; encoded by the coding sequence ATGGAAAGTTTTCTTTTAGTTGCGTTATTTTGTTTTTTAATCTACATCCTAAGTACGATCCAAGGTCGATTTAACAATCTGGAAGACCATATTCAGAGACTTAATAAAAAGATCGATCTTTTAAAAACAGTCGAAAAACCTTCTGAAACTATTCCGGTAATCAAAAAAGAAGAACTCAAAATAGCTCCCGATCAATCTAACAAGGCTACTTTTGAATCTGCTCAACCAGAAGTTACTCAAGAAAAAATTTCTGACGAGCAATTAGAGAAAATTGCATTATCATCTAAAATTGATAATTCACCTAAACCAGTTGAGCCAAAACCAATTGAACAAAAACCAATTCCTAAACCAATTATTCCCGTTGAACCTGAAAAATCATTTTGGGAAAACTTCAAAGAAAAAAATCCGGATTTAGAAAAATTTATTGGTGAAAACTTAATCAATAAAATCGGAGTATTAATTCTGGTTTTAGGAATAAGTTATTTTGTGAAATATGCAATCGACAAAGATTGGATCAATGAACCTGCGCGTGTTGGAATCGGGGTTTTATGTGGCGCCTTAGTTATGGGAATTGCACATAAATTGCGTAAAAACTACGCTGCATTTAGTTCAGTTATTGTCGCTGGGGCCATTGCAATTTTCTATTTCACAATTGGGATTGCTTTTCATGATTATCACTTATTCAATCAAACTGTCGCTTTTAGCATAATGGTTGTCATCACGGCTTTTAGCGCTTTAATATCATTATCTTATGACAGAATCGAATTAGCCGTACTTTCATTAATTGGTGGCTTTGCTGTTCCGTATATGGTTAGTACGGGCGAAGGCAATTATGTCGTTCTTTTTACTTACATCATCATTTTAAACGTCGGGATTTTAGCCTTAGCCTATTATAAAAAATGGAATCTGGTTAATATTCTCGCCTATATATTTACGGTGCTTTTATATGGAGTATGGTTGTCTAGAGATTTAACTTCTGGCAAACCACATTATTTGGGAGCTCTTATTTTTGGTTTTGCTTTTTATTTTATTTTCATTTTGATGAATATCATTAATAACATCAGGTCAAAAGGAGAATTTTCTAAAACTCAACTGACTATTTTAGCCAGTAACACCTTTTTATTTTATGGTGCTGGAATGGCGATTTTAACTAATTATCATCCGGAATTAAAAGGTTTATTTACAACTGTTCTTGCGTTATTGAATTTGATTTATGCCTGGTTTTTATACAAAAAATTCGAACTCGACGAAAAAGCTGCATATCTCCTTATCGGATTAACATTGACTTTTATAACCCTAGCAATTCCTATTCAGTTTAAAGGCAATTATATTACTTTATTCTGGGCTGCAGAAGCTGTTTTACTATTATGGCTTTCTCAAAAATCTAAAATAATCAGTTATCGCTTTGGTTCTGTTATCGTTCATATTTTAATGATCTTTAGTCTGATTATGGATTGGATTAAATATTACAATGGTAATTTAGCTTTAAATATTATCATCAATCCCATATTTATAACAGGTATTTTTGCTACAGCTTCGTTATTTGCAATTTGGTACTTATTAAAAAATGAAACTGAAAAACTAACTATTTTCGACATCACATTTAATCCTGAGAACTACAAAAAACTTGCTCTGGAAGTAGGTTTTGTACTAACTTATTTAACGGGTTTATTCGAGGTAATTTTTCAATCGAATCATTATATAGAAAATTTATACAGTGCAATTGCATTACCTATTTTATATCACTTAGTATTTTCGGCAATATTTACTTCTTTTTTAATAAAACGAAAATCAGAAACAACATATCAGGGAGTTTTATTGATAGCAACTTCTAATATTATTTTATTTGCATTTTGGTTCTCCAACTATCCATTCTTAGAACATAAAGACATTATTAGTTCCGGAATCGGGGAATCTATTGCTTTTTATCTTCATTATGTTTCGTTGTTTATCACGATTTACTTTGCCTATCAATTATTCTTAATCTATAAAAAAGCTGATTTTGACCTTTTCAAACATCGCTATTTTATGTGGATTGCGGCTTTTTTAATCATATATATCGCCAGTTCAGAAGTTATGCTTCACGGCCTTATTATCATGAATTCGCCGGTTACAATTCACGATCTACAAACAAGTACGATGTATGCGAGCTATAAATCTGATTTGCCGTTTTTAAGGGATTTTATAGCAGATGATTATATTGGATTAACCAGAACCAAGATAATCAAAACAGGATTTCCGGTTCTTTGGGGAATTCTCGCTTTTGTCTTTTTAATTGTTGGAATCAAAAAGCAATACAAATCTCTAAGAATTATCGCCTTATCCTTACTTGGATTAACTATTTTAAAATTATTTATATACGACATCAGCAACATTTCTGAAACCGGAAAAATTATATCATTTATCCTTTTAGGAATTTTAATTTTGATTATCTCTTTTGTATATCAAAAAATAAAAGTTTTAGTTATTGATGAAAACAAGCCAAAAGAAAACAATGAAACTGAATAA
- a CDS encoding S28 family serine protease: MQKIQKSLVLLCFVLMSCFGSAQTTSNLHQKLVELFPKAEITVIENLEGYSESYQLILDEPLDHKNPQKGTFKHYVYLSHLDFNKPMVIETHGYNTGNIKSEVSKLLNANQIAVEYRFYGKSRPEPLPWEYLTNDQAIADYHDIVTKLKKIYSGKWISTGISKGGETALIYKSKYPNDVDVAMPYVAPLINTQEDPRTINHDRTVGTPECRAKITAFQRAVLENREAVLREFTQYAEAKKMTFAEVPFNESLEYAVLEFPFSFWQWGGKCEDIPPVTTTPKELFNYLNDIVGMGTYNDKNYFNYLPSYYQHLSELGYYGFDLTPVADLLQVVKSSSNDRFAPKDVAIKYNPKYIKKVRKYVENKGDKILYIYGGYDTWFSCSPTPNPKLDALKMVLPTGSHSTRVKNFPEKDQKLIMETLNQWLGIKSLEDN; this comes from the coding sequence ATGCAAAAAATACAAAAATCATTAGTATTACTTTGTTTCGTTCTGATGTCCTGTTTTGGGTCAGCACAAACAACTTCAAATTTACATCAAAAGCTTGTTGAATTATTTCCGAAAGCTGAAATTACCGTTATCGAAAACTTAGAAGGTTACTCAGAATCTTATCAATTGATTTTGGATGAACCATTAGATCATAAAAATCCTCAAAAAGGAACCTTCAAACATTATGTTTATCTCTCTCATCTTGATTTTAATAAACCAATGGTTATTGAAACTCATGGTTATAATACAGGTAATATTAAAAGTGAAGTAAGTAAATTATTAAATGCAAATCAAATTGCAGTTGAGTATCGTTTTTACGGAAAGTCACGTCCGGAACCTCTTCCGTGGGAATATTTGACAAACGATCAGGCTATTGCCGATTATCATGATATTGTAACGAAACTAAAGAAAATATATTCCGGTAAATGGATCTCAACCGGAATAAGTAAAGGTGGAGAAACAGCATTGATTTACAAATCAAAATATCCAAATGATGTTGATGTTGCAATGCCTTATGTAGCGCCATTGATTAATACACAGGAAGATCCCAGAACAATAAATCACGACAGAACGGTTGGAACGCCAGAATGCAGAGCAAAAATCACAGCATTTCAAAGAGCCGTTTTAGAAAATAGAGAAGCTGTTTTAAGAGAATTTACTCAATACGCTGAAGCTAAAAAAATGACATTTGCTGAAGTTCCATTTAATGAATCTTTGGAATATGCCGTTTTAGAATTTCCTTTTTCTTTCTGGCAATGGGGAGGAAAATGTGAAGATATTCCGCCAGTTACAACGACTCCAAAAGAATTATTTAATTATCTAAATGATATAGTAGGAATGGGGACTTACAATGATAAAAACTATTTTAATTATCTCCCGTCATATTATCAGCATTTGAGCGAATTAGGATATTATGGATTTGATTTAACTCCGGTTGCTGATTTATTGCAAGTTGTAAAAAGCTCTTCAAATGATCGATTTGCACCCAAAGATGTTGCTATAAAGTACAACCCGAAATACATTAAAAAAGTTAGAAAATATGTTGAAAACAAAGGTGATAAGATTCTATATATCTACGGAGGTTATGATACCTGGTTTTCTTGTTCTCCAACACCAAATCCTAAATTAGATGCATTGAAAATGGTTCTTCCAACCGGAAGTCACTCGACAAGAGTTAAAAATTTTCCTGAAAAAGATCAAAAGTTAATTATGGAAACGTTAAACCAATGGTTAGGAATAAAATCGTTAGAAGATAATTAG
- the lepB gene encoding signal peptidase I translates to MTLYLWFVFFLAVQIIHFIGTWKLYVAAGRKPWEAAVPVYNSIVLMKIIGRPTWWTILLFIPIINLIMFPVVWVETLRTFGKKSTLDTVLGIFTFGFYIYYVSYTQKLEYNANRTLTSENKAADTVSSLLFAIIVATLVHTYVVQPYTIPTSSLEKSLLIGDFLFVSKVNYGPRVPMTTIALPMVHDSIPLMKRKSYLSWPQLPYFRLPALEKIKRTDIVVFNWPVDTVHYFYEPKGRPGVIKPIDKKSNYVKRCVGIPGDSLSIKDGFVFINGKKLVLPERAKPQYSYAIALDGKTPVDFESLLKELDITDGAYFKDEQKRDTLYFRALTEASAERFKNTPGVTGVIRQIQKGNDNSIFPHINKWNQDNFGPIYIPEAGKTVALNNESLPFYKEIITNYEGNTLQLDGSKFIINGKPATTYTFKQNYYWMMGDNRHNSEDSRYWGYVPEDHIVGKPVFIWMSWDTNGKGINKVRWNRVFTTVDGEGQPQSYFKYFLIILALYFVGDFFWRKRKENKA, encoded by the coding sequence ATGACTCTATATCTTTGGTTTGTTTTTTTCTTAGCAGTTCAGATTATTCACTTCATAGGAACCTGGAAATTATATGTTGCAGCAGGAAGAAAACCATGGGAAGCAGCCGTTCCGGTTTATAATTCAATTGTTTTAATGAAAATAATTGGCCGACCAACATGGTGGACAATTTTACTTTTCATTCCGATTATCAACTTGATTATGTTTCCTGTTGTTTGGGTTGAAACTTTAAGAACCTTTGGGAAAAAATCTACTTTAGATACTGTATTAGGTATTTTTACTTTTGGTTTTTATATCTATTACGTTAGCTATACTCAAAAATTAGAATACAATGCTAATCGTACATTAACTTCAGAAAATAAAGCGGCAGATACTGTAAGCTCTTTACTTTTTGCTATTATCGTAGCAACATTAGTACATACTTATGTAGTACAACCTTATACAATTCCTACTTCATCTTTAGAAAAATCATTATTAATTGGTGACTTTTTATTTGTTAGTAAAGTAAATTATGGTCCAAGAGTACCAATGACAACTATTGCATTACCAATGGTTCATGACTCTATACCGTTAATGAAACGTAAATCATATTTAAGCTGGCCACAATTGCCTTACTTTAGATTGCCTGCTTTAGAAAAGATTAAACGAACTGACATTGTTGTTTTTAACTGGCCGGTTGATACTGTACATTATTTTTATGAGCCAAAAGGAAGACCTGGCGTTATAAAACCAATAGACAAAAAATCAAATTACGTAAAAAGATGTGTTGGTATTCCTGGAGATAGCTTGTCTATCAAAGATGGATTTGTTTTTATTAACGGAAAAAAATTAGTTTTACCGGAGCGTGCTAAACCACAATATTCTTATGCAATTGCTTTAGACGGAAAAACTCCTGTAGATTTTGAATCTTTACTAAAAGAATTAGACATTACTGATGGTGCTTATTTTAAAGATGAGCAAAAAAGAGATACTCTTTACTTTAGAGCCTTAACAGAAGCAAGTGCTGAGAGATTCAAAAATACTCCTGGTGTAACTGGCGTAATAAGACAAATTCAAAAAGGAAACGACAATTCAATTTTCCCTCATATCAACAAGTGGAATCAGGATAATTTTGGTCCGATTTACATTCCTGAAGCAGGAAAAACTGTTGCCTTGAATAATGAATCTTTGCCTTTTTACAAAGAAATCATTACAAATTACGAAGGAAACACGTTGCAATTGGACGGTTCAAAATTTATCATAAACGGAAAACCAGCAACAACTTATACCTTCAAACAAAACTACTATTGGATGATGGGAGACAATCGTCATAACTCTGAAGATAGCCGTTATTGGGGTTACGTTCCTGAAGATCATATCGTAGGTAAACCTGTTTTTATCTGGATGAGCTGGGACACTAACGGAAAAGGAATTAACAAAGTTCGTTGGAACAGAGTATTTACAACTGTTGATGGTGAAGGACAACCACAATCTTATTTTAAATATTTCCTGATTATTCTTGCTCTTTACTTCGTTGGAGATTTCTTCTGGAGAAAAAGAAAAGAAAATAAAGCATAA
- a CDS encoding WbqC family protein produces the protein MNSLILPTYFPSISHFAVMAQSENITFETEDNFQKQTNRNRTYIYSPNGIQLLNIPVKHSKTLHQKTKDVLIENEFDWQKQHFKSLEAAYRSSPFFEFFEDDIRPVFEKEHKFLMDLNFEVLDITIKCMRMKLEFNKTTEYFHEVENISDFRVLANGKKDLNSFEKYTQVFDDKHGFINNLSVLDLLFNEGKFAVDYLKTQKLLV, from the coding sequence ATGAACTCTTTAATACTTCCTACCTATTTTCCTTCGATAAGCCACTTTGCAGTTATGGCTCAATCTGAAAATATTACGTTTGAAACGGAAGATAATTTTCAGAAACAGACGAATCGAAATCGTACTTATATTTATAGTCCAAATGGGATTCAGTTGTTGAATATTCCGGTGAAACATTCTAAAACATTACATCAAAAAACAAAAGATGTATTAATTGAAAATGAATTTGACTGGCAAAAACAACATTTCAAATCTCTGGAAGCTGCTTATAGAAGTTCTCCTTTTTTTGAATTTTTTGAAGATGATATTCGTCCGGTATTCGAAAAGGAACATAAATTTTTGATGGATTTAAACTTTGAAGTTTTAGACATTACAATCAAATGTATGCGCATGAAACTAGAGTTTAATAAAACTACAGAATATTTTCACGAAGTAGAAAACATCTCTGATTTTAGAGTTTTGGCAAACGGAAAAAAAGACCTTAATTCATTCGAAAAATATACTCAGGTTTTTGATGATAAACATGGTTTTATAAATAATCTAAGTGTTTTAGATTTACTTTTTAATGAAGGTAAATTTGCTGTGGATTATTTGAAGACACAAAAGCTACTGGTTTAA
- a CDS encoding Xaa-Pro peptidase family protein — MTIGVGGSNVNTELEKIQNMTLNVKAIQPEEYQTRIQKAVSLIKKAGFKALYLNAGTNLYYFTGTKWNASERMVGGILFEDGSLEYIVPKFEEGTFKKYKQIDGKLNCWEEHESPSVLFGKILQDKNITSGKIALDESAGYFLVDGIIKANSAYEFETAQAITAGCRMQKSENEIAIIQQAKEITMVVQRAAARILHPGIKAETVVDFINRAHIKAGIPSGSYFCIVLFADDSQYPHGVTVPQDLKDNDVVLIDTGCRLEGYLSDITRTYIYGTPTEAHIKIWNLEKAAQKAAFDTAQIGATCGSVDDAARKVIAEGGLSPDYELPGLPHRVGHGTGLDIHEFPYLVRGNSTVLEEGMVVSNEPMICIPGQFGIRHEDHFYMTSEGPKWFTTPMHSIENPFGIDVN; from the coding sequence ATGACTATTGGAGTTGGCGGATCTAACGTAAATACAGAACTGGAAAAAATACAAAACATGACACTGAATGTAAAAGCCATTCAGCCGGAAGAATACCAAACACGTATTCAAAAAGCAGTGTCTCTTATTAAAAAAGCCGGTTTTAAGGCATTATACTTAAATGCAGGAACCAATTTATATTATTTTACAGGAACTAAATGGAATGCTTCTGAAAGAATGGTTGGCGGAATCTTGTTTGAAGATGGAAGTCTGGAATACATTGTTCCTAAATTTGAAGAAGGGACTTTTAAAAAATACAAACAAATAGACGGTAAACTTAATTGTTGGGAAGAGCACGAATCTCCCTCTGTTTTGTTTGGAAAAATACTTCAGGATAAAAACATCACTTCAGGAAAAATTGCTTTAGACGAATCTGCGGGCTATTTTTTAGTTGACGGAATAATCAAGGCTAATTCAGCTTATGAATTTGAGACTGCACAAGCTATTACTGCTGGATGTCGTATGCAAAAATCAGAAAATGAAATTGCAATTATTCAGCAAGCAAAAGAAATCACGATGGTTGTACAACGCGCTGCAGCACGTATTTTGCATCCGGGAATAAAAGCAGAAACGGTTGTTGATTTTATAAATCGAGCACACATTAAAGCAGGAATTCCGTCTGGCTCATACTTTTGTATTGTTCTGTTTGCCGATGATTCTCAATATCCACACGGCGTTACTGTTCCGCAGGATTTAAAAGATAATGATGTTGTATTAATTGATACAGGATGTCGCTTAGAAGGTTATTTATCTGATATCACGCGAACTTACATATACGGAACTCCAACTGAAGCACATATAAAAATTTGGAACTTAGAGAAAGCGGCTCAAAAAGCAGCTTTTGATACAGCACAAATAGGTGCTACTTGTGGATCTGTGGATGACGCTGCCCGAAAAGTAATTGCCGAAGGAGGCTTAAGTCCTGATTATGAACTTCCGGGGTTACCTCATCGTGTGGGTCACGGAACAGGATTAGACATTCATGAATTTCCATATCTTGTGAGAGGAAATTCTACAGTTTTAGAAGAAGGAATGGTTGTGAGTAATGAACCTATGATTTGTATTCCGGGACAATTTGGAATTCGTCATGAAGATCATTTTTATATGACATCAGAAGGTCCAAAATGGTTTACAACTCCTATGCATAGCATTGAAAATCCATTTGGTATTGATGTGAATTAA